The bacterium genome includes the window TATACTGGTATTCCTGCCGGGCCACCTGCACGCCGCCGGCCACCTGGACCTGGTTGGAGCTGGCCGTTCCTATAATACTGAGATTGTCCACCAGGGGATTGTCGAATTTGACGATCTCGTAGCGGTCGAGGTCACCGGCCCATTCGAGACGGATGGTCACCAGGGCTGTGCGATTCTGCGGCACCTCGCGCGGCTCCGCCATCGCAGAGACGCGGATGCCCTCATCGCCGGACTGGGCCCGCAGCGGCCAGGCCGTCAGCAGCAGCCCACCCAGAAGCAGCAAAGCAGCAGAACGCATCGCGCGCATCGCATTCCTCCGGACAATAATAAAGCCGATAAAGAGGCAACAGGGACGGATCGCCCATCGATCGGCTGGTATTCTCGGCGCCGCCGGTGGCGGCACCGAGATCATATCTATTGACGTTACTGCTTAGCGGCTGAACCCGGAGCGGGCGTGCCGAGCTGGAGGTCCAGCTCGCTGATATCCTTGCCGAGGTGCTCCAGCTCCCATTTTACCGAGGAGGCCAGTTCATGATTGGGCCACTTTTGCAAAAACTCCTGATAATACTTTTTGGCATTATCGTAGTCCTTGATGTCGTTGGCATATCGGTAGCCGATCATGAAACTGGACTGGATGACATAATTGCTTTTCGGGTACTTGCGGATGAGCTGCTTGTAGGCATCAACGGACTGCTGATAATCCTTGAGATTGTTGGCATAGAGCACACCAAGGCGATAGAGGGTCTCATCTGCGCGGGGCGATTTGGGGAAAGCCTTGACCAAACGCGCATACATCTCGACCGCCTGTTTCCACTGCTCACGGCTCTCAAAGTCCGCGGCATTGGCGCGCAACTGCTCTTCCGTCATCTTTTCGCCACACCCGGCAAGAATCGCAACCATCACCAGGGCCAGTGTCCATGCAATCCAGTGTTTCATCACATCTCCTCCGCTGCTATGCTCCGGTAAATGTATTGTTAACGAGAGTGAAAAAGGAAAGTTCCCGAATTTTCTAACTTAGGGTTTTTTCCTCATAAAATCAAGTTTTTTATCCTTTACAAGCACCTCGACGGTAGAACCTGCAGGAAAGTCACCCGCCAAGAGTCTCAAGGCCAGGGCATCGACCATCTCGTGCTGGATCAGGCGTTTCAGCGGCCTGGCGCCGAAGGCCGGATCGTAGCCGTGCTCCGCAAGATACTCTTCCACCTCAGGCGTGACTTCGAGAAGCAGATCTTGACGCGCCAGCAGCTTTTCCAGATGCCGCAGCTGCAGCCGCGCGATTTGTTTGATCTCCTCACGCCGCAGGGCGTGGAAGACGATGATGTCGTCGACGCGGTTGAGAAACTCGGGGCGCATGGTATTCTTGAGCAGGGCCAGTACCTCTTCCTGGATCTCCTCGTGGATCTTCTTGCGGTTCTTCTCGTTGATCTCCTGCGACCGCTCCATGATCTGCTGGGCGCCAAGGTTCGAGGTCATGATGATGATGGTGTTCTTGAAATTGACCGTACGGCCCTGGTTGTCGGTGAGCCGCCCCTCATCCAGTACCTGAAGCAGGACATTGAAGACCTCGGGATGGGCCTTTTCGATCTCATCGAGGAGCACCACTGCATAGGGCCGCCGCCGTACCGCCTCGGTAAGCTGGCCGCCCTCATCATAGCCTACATACCCAGGCGGCGCGCCGATAAGCCGCGAAACCGCATGGCGTTCCATGTACTCCGACATATCGATGCGCACCATCGCGCGCTCGTCATCGAAGAGAAATTCCGCGAGAGCGCGCGCCAGCTCGGTTTTGCCGACGCCGGTTGAACCGAGAAAGATGAAGGAGCCGATGGGACGGTTTTCATCCTGAAGCCCGGCCCGGCTGCGGCGAATGGCATCGGCAACCGCTTCGACCGCCTCGTCCTGGCCGATCACCCGCTCGTGCAACCGCTCCTCCATATGCAGCAGCTTCTGCTTTTCGCTCTCGAGCATGCGCACAACCGGGATGCCGGTCCATTTAGAGACCACTTCGGCGATGTCCTCCTCATCAACCTCCTCCTTGAGCATCCGCAGGTCCTTCTGTAAGTCGATCAGCCGGGAGTTGGCCGCTTCGAGCTGTTTGTGCAGCTCGATCAGACGGCCGTATTTCAGTTCAGCGGCCTCCTCGAGACGGCCATCGCGTTCAGCAGCGGCCGCATCGGTCTTGGCCTTCTCAATCCCCTCCTTAAGTCCGCGGATCGCGGCGATCTGGCTTCGCTCCAGTTCCCAGTGGGCGCGCAGCGCGGTCCGCCTCTCCGCCAACTCCGCCAGATCCTTTTCGACCTCAACGAGGCGCTGCGCAGAGACCGGATCCTCCTCCTTTTTCAGGGCCTGACGTTCGATCTCGAGCTGCTTGCTGCGGCGTTCGACCTCATCCAGCTCCGCCGGCATGCTGTCGATCTCGATGCGCAATTTGGAGGCGGCCTCATCCATCAGGTCGATGGCCTTGTCCGGAAGAAAACGGTCGCTGATGTAGCGGTCGGCCAGCGTAGCGGCCGCAACCAAGGCATTGTCCTGAATGCGCACCCCATGATGCACTTCATATTTTTCCTTGATGCCGCGAAGAATGGAGATCGTCTCCTCCGCCGAGGGGGGATTGACCATCACCGGCTGAAAACGCCGCTCCAAGGCGGCATCCTTTTCGATGTGGAGGCGATACTCATCGAGGGTGGTGGCGCCGATGCAGCGCAGCTCGCCACGGGCGAGGGCGGGTTTGAGCATGTTGGAGGCGTCCATAGCCCCCTCGGCGGCCCCGGCACCTACCAGGGTATGCAGTTCATCGATGAAGAGGATGTACTCCCCCTCCGAATCGGTGATCTCTTTCAGCAGGGCCTTGAAGCGTTCCTCGAACTCGCCGCGGTATTTGGCGCCAGCGATGAGGGCGCCGAGATCGAGGGCCATGATGCGCTTGCTCTTGAGATTCTCCGGCACATCGCCCTGGGTGATGCGCTGCGCGACGCCTTCGGCGATCGCGGTTTTGCCGACGCCGGGCTCGCCGATGAGCACCGGATTGTTCTTGGTGCGGCGGCTGAGCACCTGCAGCACCCGGCGCATCTCGTCATCGCGGCCGATCACAGGATCGAGTTTGCCCTGACGGGCCAGTTCGTTGAGATCGCGCGCATAACGCTGCAGGGCCTGGTATTTATCCTCCGGAGTCTGGTCGGTCACGCGCTGGCTGCCGCGCACCTGCTTGAGCACCTGCAACAGCGCATCGTGGGTCATGCCGTTTTCGCGCATCAGGGCACCGGCCGGACCCCGATCTCCGGCAAGGGCCAGAAGGAGGTGTTCCACGCTGATGTACTCATCGCGCAACTGTCCTGCTTCTTTCTGGGCCGAATCAAAGAGTTCACCGGTCTCGCGGCTGTAATACATCTGGCCGCTGCCGCTAACCCGGGGGATCTTCGCCAGGGCTTCGGTCGTGCGGTTGATCAGGAGTCCCGGATCGGCGCCGATGCGCTTGGCCAGGCTCCGCGCCATGCCTTCCGGATCGTTGAGCAGGGCCAGAAGCACGTGTAGCGGCTCGATCTGCTGATGTCCGTTGTCGCCGGCCGCCTGCTGACTGCGTCCCAGCGCCTCCTGGGCCTTTATCGTCAATTTGTCCATGGAGATCATGATGATATCCTCATCTCAATGAGTAAAAAAAGGGCGGAACAGGTTCCGCCCTTTGCATTGTGCCGGTCAGAGGGCCCGGCCTGGCTATATGCCATGCCGGGCGTATGCCTGGGCGGATTACTTTTGGTCGTCTACCACCTCGTAATCAGCATCTTCCGCCTTGGGCGGCTTGTCACCGGAGGATTCGCCGCCGGGCTGACCTTGCTGCGCCCCGGCAGCGGCGGAGGCTTGCTGCTGGGCGTTGGCCGCTTCGTACATCTTGGCGGCGGCCTGGTGCCAGATCTGGTTGAGGGCCTCGAGAGCCGACTTGATCTCATCGATATTCTCGCCCTTCATCGCCTCCTTGAGACGGCCGACGCCGGCCTCGAGCTGGTTCTTCAAACCGGAGTCGAGCTTGTCGGCATTCTCCTTGATGTTCTTCTCGGTTTGATAGACCAGTTGATCCGCCTGGTTACGCGTATCAATCAGCTCGCGCCGCTTCTTGTCCTCGGCGGCATGCAACTTGGCATCGCTGACCATCTTCTCGACCTCCTCCTTGCTCAAGCCGGTCGAGGCCTCGATCCGGATGGTCTGCTCCTTGTTGGTCGCCTTATCCTTGGCGGCGACATTGAGGATGCCGTTGGCGTCGATGTCGAAAGAGACCTCGATTTGCGGAATGCCTCGCGGAGCGGGCGGAATGCCATCGAGGTGAAAACGCCCGAGCGTACGGTTATCAATGGCCATCTCCCGTTCGCCCTGGAGGACGTGGATTTCCACCGAGGTCTGACTGTCAGCCGCCGTCGAAAAGATCTGCGACTGGCGGGTGGGGATGGTGGTGTTCTTTTCGATAATCCGGGTCATCACGCCACCAAGAGTCTCAATGCCCAGAGAAAGCGGCGTGACATCGAGAAGGAGGACATCCTTGACCTCGCCGCCGAGAACACCACCTTGAATGGCCGCGCCGACGGCGACTACTTCGTCGGGATTAACCCCCTTATGCGGCTCCTTGCCGAAGAGCTCGCGCACCATCTCCTGAACCTTGGGCATGCGCGTCGCACCGCCAACGAGGACAACCTCATTGATTTCGGCGGTGGTCATGCCGGCATCCTTGAGGGCGGTCCGGCAGGGAGCAAGCGTGCGCTGAAAGAGATCATCACAAAGCTGTTCGAACTTGGCCCGGGTGAGGGTCATGCTGAGATGCTTGGGGCCGCTGTCGGTCGCTGTGATAAAAGGCAGATTGATCTCGGTCTGCGTGGTCGTCGAGAGTTCGCACTTGCCCTTCTCGGCCGCTTCCTTGAGCCGCTGCAAGGCCATCGGATCCTTGGAGAGATCGACACCCTCCTGTTTGACAAACTCATCGACGATCCAGTCGATGATGCGCTGGTCGAAATCGTCGCCGCCGAGATGGGTGTCACCGTTGGTCGATTTGACCTCAAAGACACCATCGCCGATCTCGAGGATCGAGATGTCGAAAGTACCGCCGCCGAGGTCGAAGACGGCGATCTTTTCATTGCCCTTCTTGTCGAGGCCATAGGCCAGCGAAGCCGCAGTCGGCTCATTGATGATGCGACGCACGTTCAAGCCGGCGATTTCGCCCGCCTCCTTGGTCGCCTGGCGCTGGCTGTCGTTGAAATAGGCCGGCACGGTGATAACCGCATCGGTCACCTTCTCACCGAGGTAATCCTCGGCGGTCTGGCGCATCTTTTGCAGGATCATGGCCGAGATCTCCTGCGGAGAATATTCCTTGTCGTCTATTTTGACCTTGGCTACATCATTGCTGCCGGAAATGACCGTATAGGGGACCTCTTCCCGCTCGCGCGAGACCTCGCCGAAGCGGCGCCCCATGAACCGTTTGATCGAATAGACGGTTTTGGTCGGATTGGTGACCGCCTGTCGCTTGGCCACCTGACCGACCAACCGCTCACCGGTTTTGCTGAACGCCACCACCGAGGGGGTGGTGCGCATGCCTTCGCTGTTGGGGATGACGACGGGCTCCCCCGCCTCCATCACCGCGACGCACGAGTTGGTGGTGCCCAGATCGATACCGATAATCTTTCCCATCCTTTTACTCCTTTCGGGAAACTTTATGTAAAACGTTGCAGATGGTCTCTAAAATCATCGTCGCCTTTGCAAAGTACGTGCCAAAACGGAAACCAGCCTGCAGACCGATTCAGGTCTATAAAAAACAAGCGTACGACCCCGGAAGGCCGTACGCTCTGTTCTGGTGCTCAGTGCGCTTAAATTGTCATTTTGGCCGCAATATCTGCCATATTGTCAGACTTTCTCTTATGATCGTGGCATACGCAGGGCGACGGTATAGACCATTCGCTCGCGCATGATGCGCATATAGACCACGCCGCCCGGCTTGACCTCGCGGAGGGCGGCGCGGAAGGCGCGCACCGAGGTGGTGGCGGTGTCGTTGACCGAAAGGATCAGATCGCCCTCGCGCAGCCCTTTGCGGTCGGCCACCGAGTTGGGATCGATGCTGGTAATGATCACGCCCTCTTCACCCTCGTAGCCGTACTGGCGGGCGAGCTGGCGCGTCATCTCCTGCACCTCGATGCCCAACTTGTCGATCTGGCCGGTCGTGGCGCCCTCCTCGCTGGCCAGGGCTTCATCCGCGGGCCGCTCGGCCAGGGTCAGGGAGATGGTCTTGAGGGCTTTGTCGCGCCAGATGGTCAAGGTGATCTTGGTGTCGGGAGCCTGGCTGCCGACCCAGGCAATGAGCTGGTCGCGCGAAGTGACCTCGAAATCGTTCAGTTTGAGAATGATATCATCCCGCTTCAGGCCGGCTTTGAGGGCCGGGCTGTCTTTGAGAACTTCGCCCACCTGTACGCCTTTGGGTTTGTCGAGGCCGAAGTATTCCGCCTTCTCCTCGTCGACATCCTCGAGTTGCACGCCAATCCAGCCGCGACGCACCTTGCCGCTCTTGATCAATTGTTCCATGATCGATCGGGCCATATTGATGGGGATGGCGAAGCCGACGCCAGCGTTGGCCTGGCCGACGATGGCGGTATTGATGCCCACCAGCTCGCCGCGCAGATTGACCAGGGCCCCGCCGCTGTTGCCGGGATTAATGGCCGCATCGGTCTGGATGAAATCCTGATAGCGCAAAGTCCCGTCCCCAAGGCCGGCGCCGAGAGAGCGCCCCTTGGCGCTGACGATGCCGGCGGTTACGGTTTTGTCGAGCACATCAGAGAAGGGATTGCCGATGGCCATCACCCATTCGCCGACCTCGAGCTTGTCCGAGTCGCCCAGATTGATGGTCGGCAGCCCTTTCTTTTCGATCTTGATCACCGCGATATCACTGGCCGGATCCTTACCGACTACCTTGGCCTTGTGCTCCACCTTGTCGATGGTTACCGTGATCTCGTCAGCATCCTTGACAACATGGTTGTTGGTCAGGATATAACCGTCGGGATTGACGATCACTCCGGACCCCAGGCCGTGCATCACCTGTTTCTGGTCCGGCACATTGAAAAACTGGCGGAAAAAGGGATCATCCATGAAGGGATTACGGATATTGGACTTGACGACCGCACTGCTGTTGATGGTCACCACGGCCGGGCTGGCGATTTTAGCCACCTGGGTGAAGGCCTTGCTCAGACTTTGCAGGCCGAGCAGTTCCTGTGACACCGGCTCATTGGCGCCGAGGGCGACGGCCTCGCCGCGGTCATTGGCGAAGCTGTGCCGGACCCAGTCCAGGTTACTGGAGATGACCAATCCGATGACGATACCGATCAAGATACCCGTATACAGGAGGGCGGAACGTTTCTTGGCGTACATGGTACATCCTTTCCTGTTATCAACGATCATTGCGAAGCATTAACAAACGGATCAACTGCAGAACCGCCATGGCCGCGGCGGCTACATAGGTCAGCGCGGCGGCACTCAGCACCTTGCGGGCGCCGTCGATCTCCTCACCCCTGATCATGCCGCTTGCGGAGAGTTGGGCCAGCGCGCGCTTGGAAGCGTCAAACTCGACTGGCAGGGTGACCAGGGTGAAAACGACCGAGGCGGCAAAAAAGAGGATGCCGATGTCGATCAATACCTTGATGGAGGCGATCAGGCCGATGATGAAAAGCGGCATGGCGAGCATGGAGCCGAAATTGGAGAGCGGGTACATGGTTTGACGCAACTTCAGCGGCGCATACGCCACCTGGTGCTGGATGGCATGGCCCGTCTCATGAGCCGCAACCCCGATGGCAGCCAGGCTGTCTGAGGCGTAAACCGGCTCGGAGAGGTTGAGGGTCTTGTGAATCGGATCGTAGTGATCGGTCAATTCACCCTGTACAGCACCCACCTCAACATCCTGGATCCCGTTGCGCTGCAATAAGGACTTGGCCACCTGCGCACCGGTCATGCCAGATCCGGAGCGCACCTGGCTCATCCGATTGAAGGTGCTTTTCACCTTCCACTGGGCGTAGAGCGTCAGAATCAGCGCCGGCGCCAGAATCAGAATATCTCGCATGGAAAAAAACATGATCTATCCCTCCTTATTGGATCGGTTTAAACAAATCATCTATTAGACTCGGCATCCCGTAAAAAGTTTCAATTCATTTTTTCGGAGCGTCGTGATCCGTCCGGGTTTCCGCCGGTCCGGAAGGCGGCACCCGGCCGCACAGGCGCTGCCAGCGCAATTTGATCCAGTGCAGCAGGCGTTCGCCGTCGCGGGGGAAAAGGAGCATGAAGCCGAGGAGCAGCAACGCCAGCCCGGGGCCCGGGGTCACGAGCATGATAAAGCCCAGAGCGATCAGGGGCAGGGCAAACCATTTTTTGCGCCGCTGGAACTGGCGGATCTCCCGGCGCAACTCTTCTGCACTCATATGAAACCTTCCCGGTTTACAACAATGTAAACACCGCAGAGCCGAGCAAATTCCCATCCTCCAAAATGATCTCCACCCGGCCGGTGCCCGGTTCCTTGCTCAGGACATGGCGCCGGCTCCAGACGCGGCAGTTGCGGCCTTGCACGCGCAGCCATCGTTCGAAAACCGGCTGCCCTTTGAGGATCCAGCGGTGAAGAATCATAACGCCTTCTGGCGGAGCGGAAAGCACCGAATAACAATAGATATAATCAACGCGGCGGCTGAAAACGGACTTGAATACCACGGGCTTGCGGTCATGGATGTCGAGGCAAAAGAGGGCTTGCTTGAGATGGACGATGCCCGCCGGTGTGGCCACGGCGGCGAGATCGGGTTCTTCCCCTTCAGGATGGGCTTCTTCGGCCGGCGCCGGCCGCCGATCCAGCAGTTCTGCGAGGCGGATGCTCAGAGCATAGATCCCCCAGAACGCGCCAAGCAGCAGCGCCAGGAGCAGAAACAACCGCAGTCCCGTGCGGCCGTCTAGTCGGATAATCCGGGCCACGGGGCGTCGTTCTCCTCGGTTGCGCTCAGCCGGCCCGTTCCAAAGCCCGGATCGCCTGAGATCCCCTCGGCTGTAAGTCCGCTGACGGGCCGTTTTTTCTCCATGAGCAGGCAGTTTCCGTTCTTGGGATCGCGCAGATAGGTCACCTTGTCCATGGAGCGGCGAATGATATGCAGCCCCATGCCGCCGGTGCGGCGCGCCGCGGCAGCCGCCGTCGCATCAAAATCCTCGTTGGTCCTGGCCTCGAAGCCGTCACCATGGTCGATGATGCCGATGAGCAATCGGTCCGGCAGCGTGGTCACGCGCACGCGCACCTTGCGGGTTGCATCGGAGTGATAAGCGTGCTCAATGGCGTTGAGGCTGGCCTCATAGACCGAGATCTTGATGCGGGAGAGGTCGGATTCGCTGAAGCCGAGCCGGCTGGCGATACCCAGGACAAAGTCGCAGGCGCGATAGAGGGCGTCGACGCGGCTGGGGATCTCGATGATTTCAGACGGATCGCCATTCTCCTGCTGCGCCGGCGGGCGTGCCGCTGGTGCCGGACCGGGCGCTGCAGTAAAGTCGGGCTGATCCACCTCTGGCACGGTCGTCGCGTCCTGTGGCATGACGATATCCATCTCCTCGAGGCAGAGATAGCTTTCCGGCTGAAAATTCAGCAAATCGCCCTGTGCCTTGCGCTGCAGGCGGGCCACGCAGAGCTCGCCGCCGCGGCGCCGGCTGCGCGCGGTCAGTTCAAAGATAAGCGCGACCCACCCTGCCGGCAGCGCGGCGAGCATGCCTAAGTCGAGAATGAAATTCTTGTGCTTGTTGCGGAACTCGCGCTCGAAGACGGCCACCACCGCCGGCAGCAGTGAAATATCCTCCAGGCTTCCCAGCGGCGTAATCCGGACCGCACCGTCCGCCTGCAGTTCGCAACGCACCAGATCACTATCCATGACATCCTTCGCCGGTTCGCACTTCCCTGATCGGCTCTAAAAGCGTCAATTCGCGCTTGAGCACCTTGCCCAGCAGGTTCTTCGGCAAGGCATCGACAAAGACATACTGCCGCGGAATTTTATAGCGCGCCAGGCGGGCGCGGCAGAACTCCCGCAACTCCGCCGCCGTCACCGCATCCGCGCCGGGCTGCAGCACCAGCCACGCCTTGGCCACGCTGCCATAATGATCGTCGGGCGCCGCAACGACTGCGGCTTCCGCGACAGCCGGATGCTCCGTCAGCACCCGCTCGATCTCGGCCGGAAAGACATTATACCCGCCGCTGAAAAAGATCTCCTTTTTGCGATCGACGATGAAAAAATAGCCGTCCTCGTCCTGGTAAGCAATATCACCGGTGCTGAGCCAACCCTCTTCATCGAGCACCGCCCGCGTCGCCTCCTCCTCGCCGAAATAACCGAGCATGACCTGGGGCCCGCGCACCTGAAGTTCACCGATTTCTCCGGTCCCGAGCACACGGCGATCCTGCAGACCGACGATCCGCGCATAGGTGCCCGGCCAGGGCAGGCCGATGCTGCCCTCCTTGCACACCCCCTGCAGCGGGGTGCAATGGGTGACCGGGCTGGCCTCGGTGAGTCCATACCCCTCCAGCAGCCGGGCTCCGGTCATCGCCTCAAATCGTTCCTTGATCGCGCGCGGCAGGGGGGCCCCGCCGCTGATGCAGGAGCGGATCGAACTCAGATCGGCCGGCTTACGCGCCAACCGGTTGACCAGGCTGCCAAACATCGTCGGCACCCCCGGAAAGAGGGATACCTTGTAGCGCTGCAGATCGCGGCAGATCCGCTTGACCTCGAAGCGCGGCTCCAGAACCATGATTCCCTTGGCCAGGATGGCGAGATGATGGCAGGTGGACATGGCGTAACTGTGCGTCAGCGGCAGCGCGGCCATCACGACCTCTTCCCCCTCCCGGATATCGCTGATCCAGGCGCGTGCCTGCAAGGCGTTCATCAGGACGTTGTTGTGGCTGAGCATCGCGGCCTTGGGTTCACCGGTAACCCCCCCGGTGAAGAGCATGACCGCGGCCGATGCGGGATTCACCGGGACCGGCCGGGTCAGCGGGGGATGCATGAGCAGCTGCCGGAAAAAGAGCGTCTCCTTGCTGCGACGGATCTTCTCCTCCGTCCGGCTCAGCCGTTTGTGAAACTGGAAGGCGATCTGCCGCAGCGGCGGCATGTAGGTTTCTGCAAAGGCGACCACAACATGTCGCACCGCGCTCTGCGCCCGCAGCCGCTCCACCCGGGGTTGGAACCGGTCCAGGACGACCAGCACCGTAGCCCGGGTCGAGGTGAGCTGCTGGT containing:
- a CDS encoding tetratricopeptide repeat protein is translated as MKHWIAWTLALVMVAILAGCGEKMTEEQLRANAADFESREQWKQAVEMYARLVKAFPKSPRADETLYRLGVLYANNLKDYQQSVDAYKQLIRKYPKSNYVIQSSFMIGYRYANDIKDYDNAKKYYQEFLQKWPNHELASSVKWELEHLGKDISELDLQLGTPAPGSAAKQ
- the clpB gene encoding ATP-dependent chaperone ClpB, producing MSMDKLTIKAQEALGRSQQAAGDNGHQQIEPLHVLLALLNDPEGMARSLAKRIGADPGLLINRTTEALAKIPRVSGSGQMYYSRETGELFDSAQKEAGQLRDEYISVEHLLLALAGDRGPAGALMRENGMTHDALLQVLKQVRGSQRVTDQTPEDKYQALQRYARDLNELARQGKLDPVIGRDDEMRRVLQVLSRRTKNNPVLIGEPGVGKTAIAEGVAQRITQGDVPENLKSKRIMALDLGALIAGAKYRGEFEERFKALLKEITDSEGEYILFIDELHTLVGAGAAEGAMDASNMLKPALARGELRCIGATTLDEYRLHIEKDAALERRFQPVMVNPPSAEETISILRGIKEKYEVHHGVRIQDNALVAAATLADRYISDRFLPDKAIDLMDEAASKLRIEIDSMPAELDEVERRSKQLEIERQALKKEEDPVSAQRLVEVEKDLAELAERRTALRAHWELERSQIAAIRGLKEGIEKAKTDAAAAERDGRLEEAAELKYGRLIELHKQLEAANSRLIDLQKDLRMLKEEVDEEDIAEVVSKWTGIPVVRMLESEKQKLLHMEERLHERVIGQDEAVEAVADAIRRSRAGLQDENRPIGSFIFLGSTGVGKTELARALAEFLFDDERAMVRIDMSEYMERHAVSRLIGAPPGYVGYDEGGQLTEAVRRRPYAVVLLDEIEKAHPEVFNVLLQVLDEGRLTDNQGRTVNFKNTIIIMTSNLGAQQIMERSQEINEKNRKKIHEEIQEEVLALLKNTMRPEFLNRVDDIIVFHALRREEIKQIARLQLRHLEKLLARQDLLLEVTPEVEEYLAEHGYDPAFGARPLKRLIQHEMVDALALRLLAGDFPAGSTVEVLVKDKKLDFMRKKP
- the dnaK gene encoding molecular chaperone DnaK, whose product is MGKIIGIDLGTTNSCVAVMEAGEPVVIPNSEGMRTTPSVVAFSKTGERLVGQVAKRQAVTNPTKTVYSIKRFMGRRFGEVSREREEVPYTVISGSNDVAKVKIDDKEYSPQEISAMILQKMRQTAEDYLGEKVTDAVITVPAYFNDSQRQATKEAGEIAGLNVRRIINEPTAASLAYGLDKKGNEKIAVFDLGGGTFDISILEIGDGVFEVKSTNGDTHLGGDDFDQRIIDWIVDEFVKQEGVDLSKDPMALQRLKEAAEKGKCELSTTTQTEINLPFITATDSGPKHLSMTLTRAKFEQLCDDLFQRTLAPCRTALKDAGMTTAEINEVVLVGGATRMPKVQEMVRELFGKEPHKGVNPDEVVAVGAAIQGGVLGGEVKDVLLLDVTPLSLGIETLGGVMTRIIEKNTTIPTRQSQIFSTAADSQTSVEIHVLQGEREMAIDNRTLGRFHLDGIPPAPRGIPQIEVSFDIDANGILNVAAKDKATNKEQTIRIEASTGLSKEEVEKMVSDAKLHAAEDKKRRELIDTRNQADQLVYQTEKNIKENADKLDSGLKNQLEAGVGRLKEAMKGENIDEIKSALEALNQIWHQAAAKMYEAANAQQQASAAAGAQQGQPGGESSGDKPPKAEDADYEVVDDQK
- a CDS encoding DegQ family serine endoprotease; protein product: MYAKKRSALLYTGILIGIVIGLVISSNLDWVRHSFANDRGEAVALGANEPVSQELLGLQSLSKAFTQVAKIASPAVVTINSSAVVKSNIRNPFMDDPFFRQFFNVPDQKQVMHGLGSGVIVNPDGYILTNNHVVKDADEITVTIDKVEHKAKVVGKDPASDIAVIKIEKKGLPTINLGDSDKLEVGEWVMAIGNPFSDVLDKTVTAGIVSAKGRSLGAGLGDGTLRYQDFIQTDAAINPGNSGGALVNLRGELVGINTAIVGQANAGVGFAIPINMARSIMEQLIKSGKVRRGWIGVQLEDVDEEKAEYFGLDKPKGVQVGEVLKDSPALKAGLKRDDIILKLNDFEVTSRDQLIAWVGSQAPDTKITLTIWRDKALKTISLTLAERPADEALASEEGATTGQIDKLGIEVQEMTRQLARQYGYEGEEGVIITSIDPNSVADRKGLREGDLILSVNDTATTSVRAFRAALREVKPGGVVYMRIMRERMVYTVALRMPRS
- a CDS encoding zinc metallopeptidase — encoded protein: MFFSMRDILILAPALILTLYAQWKVKSTFNRMSQVRSGSGMTGAQVAKSLLQRNGIQDVEVGAVQGELTDHYDPIHKTLNLSEPVYASDSLAAIGVAAHETGHAIQHQVAYAPLKLRQTMYPLSNFGSMLAMPLFIIGLIASIKVLIDIGILFFAASVVFTLVTLPVEFDASKRALAQLSASGMIRGEEIDGARKVLSAAALTYVAAAAMAVLQLIRLLMLRNDR
- a CDS encoding DUF2914 domain-containing protein; this encodes MARIIRLDGRTGLRLFLLLALLLGAFWGIYALSIRLAELLDRRPAPAEEAHPEGEEPDLAAVATPAGIVHLKQALFCLDIHDRKPVVFKSVFSRRVDYIYCYSVLSAPPEGVMILHRWILKGQPVFERWLRVQGRNCRVWSRRHVLSKEPGTGRVEIILEDGNLLGSAVFTLL
- a CDS encoding ATP-binding protein, whose translation is MDSDLVRCELQADGAVRITPLGSLEDISLLPAVVAVFEREFRNKHKNFILDLGMLAALPAGWVALIFELTARSRRRGGELCVARLQRKAQGDLLNFQPESYLCLEEMDIVMPQDATTVPEVDQPDFTAAPGPAPAARPPAQQENGDPSEIIEIPSRVDALYRACDFVLGIASRLGFSESDLSRIKISVYEASLNAIEHAYHSDATRKVRVRVTTLPDRLLIGIIDHGDGFEARTNEDFDATAAAAARRTGGMGLHIIRRSMDKVTYLRDPKNGNCLLMEKKRPVSGLTAEGISGDPGFGTGRLSATEENDAPWPGLSD
- a CDS encoding long-chain fatty acid--CoA ligase translates to MRKLNKEIFALPQWAWEGFNAIRQRLNKSALKERPWMRHYDEGVPYELEAPGVPVYELLQRAFAEAGSKTALLYYDRRFSYHHLYTLVTRFAAGLQRLGVQPGESVALCLPNIPQFLIAYWAALYIGAVVVLVNPLLSEREMHQQLTSTRATVLVVLDRFQPRVERLRAQSAVRHVVVAFAETYMPPLRQIAFQFHKRLSRTEEKIRRSKETLFFRQLLMHPPLTRPVPVNPASAAVMLFTGGVTGEPKAAMLSHNNVLMNALQARAWISDIREGEEVVMAALPLTHSYAMSTCHHLAILAKGIMVLEPRFEVKRICRDLQRYKVSLFPGVPTMFGSLVNRLARKPADLSSIRSCISGGAPLPRAIKERFEAMTGARLLEGYGLTEASPVTHCTPLQGVCKEGSIGLPWPGTYARIVGLQDRRVLGTGEIGELQVRGPQVMLGYFGEEEATRAVLDEEGWLSTGDIAYQDEDGYFFIVDRKKEIFFSGGYNVFPAEIERVLTEHPAVAEAAVVAAPDDHYGSVAKAWLVLQPGADAVTAAELREFCRARLARYKIPRQYVFVDALPKNLLGKVLKRELTLLEPIREVRTGEGCHG